Proteins from a single region of Geothrix sp. PMB-07:
- a CDS encoding tail fiber domain-containing protein, protein MRCPFLTPTLAILIVGSVQPGLQARTLALAADPAPLPTLTYQGRLMEGTVAVTGVRSFTFSVVDGAGTEQWNSGPQTLTVTDGLYGVVLGTTGMPPLPLTLLGKAGLKLHVVMGSQALAPDVDIVPAFQARSAWEVTGAFGGDLSGTQNQLLVGKLQGRTLDLTTTAPASGQALVFNGTKWVAGTVVGTGTTGPQGPPGPPGPQGLTGATGATGATGPAGASPFTLNGANAVFTTGSLGLGISPPAASALLDLTSTTKGFLPPRMTAAQRAAITSPAVGLMVYQTDGTAGLYQFDGGIWSLFGLNTGTAVVTSVGTGTGLTGGPITTSGTISLANTAVSPGAYTRANLTVDQQGRLTAASNGAAINLGTEVTGVLGLANGGTGANSAANARTALGLAAVASTGAYASLTGLPVAGTDFLAPSGNGSNLTGLTKAQVGLGNAENTALSTWAGSTAITTLGTITTGTVPVARVSGLGSLATLGNVNDGNWSGSALAVAHGGTGAITASAALNALLPSQGGNGGLFLTTDGSGGVSWAAAGGGGWNASGNNSTSGTLTVTGNTLTGVNFLIDYDPAFGLPTNGTLNTVSIRASGDVAAASFAATSDARVKDVVGRSDGAADLEKLQQLQITDYRYKDRLQRGDAIHKKVIAQEVEAVYPIAVKQTVDFLPNIYRLSAMVSYTEGRLTVGLAEPHGLKGGETLRLIGAKGAQDLPVAEVLDATHFVVANYPREEEKVFVYGVQVKDFRVVDYEALSTLNISATQELARRLKALQEENATLKRDLAEIKALLKK, encoded by the coding sequence ATGCGATGCCCCTTCCTCACGCCCACCCTCGCCATCCTCATCGTCGGCTCAGTCCAGCCGGGCCTTCAGGCCCGTACCCTGGCCCTCGCGGCGGATCCCGCGCCCCTGCCCACCCTCACGTACCAGGGGCGGCTGATGGAGGGTACCGTGGCGGTCACTGGGGTGCGGAGCTTCACCTTCAGCGTGGTGGATGGCGCAGGCACCGAACAATGGAACTCCGGGCCACAGACTCTCACCGTAACTGATGGCCTCTACGGGGTGGTACTGGGCACCACCGGCATGCCGCCCCTGCCCCTGACACTGCTGGGCAAGGCCGGACTGAAGCTGCACGTGGTGATGGGAAGTCAGGCCCTGGCACCCGATGTGGACATCGTGCCTGCCTTCCAGGCCCGCAGTGCCTGGGAGGTGACGGGCGCCTTCGGGGGCGACTTGAGCGGCACGCAAAACCAGCTGCTGGTTGGAAAGCTGCAAGGCAGGACCCTGGATCTAACCACCACTGCGCCCGCCAGTGGCCAGGCGCTGGTGTTCAATGGCACGAAGTGGGTGGCTGGCACCGTTGTTGGCACGGGCACAACGGGGCCCCAGGGGCCTCCAGGACCTCCCGGGCCCCAGGGGCTCACGGGCGCCACCGGAGCGACGGGTGCCACTGGGCCCGCGGGGGCCAGCCCCTTCACGCTGAACGGCGCCAACGCTGTGTTCACCACTGGCTCGCTCGGCTTGGGCATCAGCCCGCCCGCCGCCAGCGCCCTGCTGGATCTCACCAGCACGACCAAGGGTTTCCTGCCACCCCGCATGACCGCTGCCCAGCGCGCGGCCATCACCTCGCCCGCGGTGGGCCTGATGGTCTACCAGACCGATGGGACGGCCGGCCTCTACCAGTTTGATGGCGGCATTTGGTCGCTGTTCGGCCTGAACACCGGCACCGCCGTGGTGACCAGCGTGGGTACAGGCACAGGCCTCACCGGTGGTCCCATCACCACCAGCGGAACCATCTCCCTGGCTAACACGGCGGTGAGCCCGGGTGCCTATACCCGCGCCAACCTCACGGTGGACCAGCAGGGAAGGCTGACCGCGGCCAGCAATGGCGCAGCCATCAACCTCGGCACCGAAGTCACGGGAGTGCTGGGCCTCGCGAATGGCGGCACGGGCGCCAACTCGGCCGCCAATGCGCGCACCGCCCTGGGGCTGGCCGCCGTGGCTTCCACGGGTGCCTATGCCAGTCTGACGGGCCTTCCCGTGGCAGGTACGGATTTCCTGGCGCCCTCGGGCAACGGTTCGAACCTCACCGGATTGACGAAGGCCCAAGTGGGCCTGGGCAACGCGGAGAACACGGCCCTGTCCACCTGGGCAGGCTCCACCGCCATCACCACCCTGGGCACCATCACCACAGGGACGGTGCCAGTGGCTCGTGTGTCGGGGCTGGGTTCCCTGGCCACACTAGGCAACGTGAACGACGGCAACTGGTCCGGCTCAGCCCTGGCGGTGGCCCATGGCGGCACAGGCGCGATCACTGCTTCGGCGGCGCTGAACGCGCTGCTGCCCAGCCAAGGCGGCAACGGCGGCCTGTTCCTCACCACGGATGGCAGCGGCGGCGTCAGCTGGGCTGCGGCTGGGGGCGGGGGGTGGAATGCCTCGGGGAACAACTCAACCAGCGGGACGCTCACCGTGACGGGAAATACGCTGACCGGTGTGAATTTCCTGATTGATTACGATCCGGCCTTTGGACTCCCCACCAACGGCACCTTGAATACAGTTTCCATCCGGGCTTCTGGCGATGTCGCCGCCGCCAGCTTCGCGGCCACCTCCGATGCCCGCGTGAAGGACGTGGTCGGCCGCTCGGATGGAGCCGCCGATCTGGAGAAACTCCAGCAGCTCCAGATCACGGATTACCGGTACAAAGATCGGCTCCAGCGGGGCGATGCCATTCACAAGAAGGTCATCGCTCAGGAGGTAGAGGCGGTCTATCCCATCGCCGTGAAGCAGACCGTGGATTTCCTGCCGAACATCTACCGGTTGAGCGCCATGGTCAGCTACACCGAAGGGCGACTGACGGTTGGCTTGGCGGAGCCGCACGGGCTGAAGGGCGGCGAAACCCTCCGTCTGATCGGGGCGAAGGGGGCCCAGGATCTGCCAGTGGCCGAAGTCCTGGATGCCACCCATTTCGTGGTGGCCAACTATCCCC
- a CDS encoding Ig-like domain-containing protein, whose protein sequence is MMLRRFLPLVLVLLPMFLGCFGTNKSSDRAGTVNGNMTILPEAPSLLPGQTVQFSAGTPWGQEVTWSVLPASAGTISTTGLFTASATPGAATVFAVWTKDVRYTASTGVSVLPPPAPAEISPNLTQASGAQQVVTGTDTTNAAVVGETVPSVTAVSVNGAIKVRHGFNPPVK, encoded by the coding sequence ATGATGCTGCGCCGATTCCTCCCGCTGGTTCTGGTGCTCCTGCCGATGTTCCTGGGCTGTTTTGGCACCAATAAATCCAGCGACCGGGCGGGCACCGTGAACGGGAACATGACCATCCTTCCGGAGGCGCCCTCGCTCCTGCCGGGCCAGACGGTACAGTTCAGCGCCGGCACTCCCTGGGGCCAGGAGGTGACCTGGTCGGTGCTGCCCGCTTCAGCAGGCACCATCTCCACCACGGGGCTGTTCACCGCCTCCGCGACCCCCGGCGCCGCCACGGTCTTTGCGGTGTGGACCAAGGATGTGCGCTACACCGCCAGCACCGGGGTCAGTGTGCTGCCACCCCCCGCTCCTGCTGAAATATCGCCCAATCTCACCCAGGCTTCCGGTGCGCAGCAGGTGGTGACGGGCACTGACACGACCAATGCCGCGGTGGTGGGGGAAACCGTTCCCTCTGTGACAGCCGTCAGCGTCAATGGCGCCATCAAGGTGCGTCATGGCTTCAACCCGCCCGTGAAGTAG
- a CDS encoding SDR family oxidoreductase — MDLGIRGKVAMVAAGSKGIGRAAALALGAEGCSVSLCGRGVEALAAAKAELEALGVRAFTASVDVSKAEDLLRWHEGTEAALGPVDILVTNTGGPKAATFDGLSDEDWKAGVDTTLLNVVRMTRLVLPGMRARKWGRIVHITSLVAKQPYPLLTISSTLRAGLSGLTRTLSLETAKDGITVNALLPGHIMTDRQHHLAEVKSKAEGITVAEHFARQAAAIPAGRIGEPEEAGAVIAFLCSQPASYVTGQSLLVDGGLVLGTF; from the coding sequence ATGGATCTCGGCATTCGCGGCAAGGTGGCCATGGTGGCGGCGGGCAGCAAGGGAATCGGTCGGGCGGCCGCCCTGGCGCTGGGGGCCGAAGGTTGCTCGGTGTCTCTCTGTGGCCGGGGAGTGGAAGCCCTCGCCGCCGCCAAGGCGGAACTCGAGGCCCTGGGGGTGCGGGCCTTCACGGCCTCGGTGGATGTCTCCAAGGCTGAGGATCTCCTGCGCTGGCACGAAGGCACCGAGGCGGCTCTGGGTCCGGTGGACATTCTCGTCACCAACACCGGCGGCCCCAAGGCCGCGACCTTCGACGGCCTCAGCGACGAGGATTGGAAGGCCGGTGTGGATACCACGCTCCTGAACGTGGTGCGCATGACCCGCCTGGTGCTGCCGGGCATGCGGGCCCGGAAGTGGGGCCGCATCGTCCACATCACCAGCCTGGTGGCCAAGCAGCCCTATCCCCTGCTGACCATCAGCTCCACCCTTCGGGCGGGCCTTTCGGGCCTCACGCGCACCCTGTCCCTGGAGACGGCCAAGGACGGCATCACTGTCAACGCCTTGCTGCCGGGCCACATCATGACCGACCGCCAGCATCACCTGGCCGAGGTGAAGTCCAAGGCCGAGGGCATCACCGTGGCCGAACACTTCGCCCGCCAGGCCGCGGCCATTCCCGCGGGCCGCATCGGCGAGCCGGAGGAAGCCGGCGCCGTCATCGCCTTCCTCTGCAGCCAGCCCGCTTCCTATGTGACGGGCCAGAGCCTGCTGGTGGATGGCGGGCTGGTGCTCGGCACCTTTTAA
- a CDS encoding DUF2238 domain-containing protein: MTAKRFPLAMLLLTTTAFLLLGWHPKADRFTWFMENVPVLIGVPALVLTHRKFPLTNLLYALIALHCLVLMVGGYWTYAEVPAGHWVKAWLHLARNPYDRLGHLFQGFVPVLIFREVLLRKGILKPGAWSVVVLLFMTLGLSAAYEQLEWQTAVWTGSSADAFLGSQGDPWDTQWDMACALIGASLALGWLARAHDRFIEKLMHS; encoded by the coding sequence GTGACCGCGAAACGCTTCCCCCTGGCCATGCTCCTGCTCACCACCACGGCCTTCCTGCTGCTCGGTTGGCATCCCAAGGCCGACCGCTTCACCTGGTTCATGGAGAATGTGCCCGTTCTCATCGGGGTTCCAGCCCTGGTGCTCACCCATCGGAAATTCCCGCTCACCAACCTGCTGTATGCCCTCATCGCCCTCCACTGTCTGGTGCTCATGGTGGGCGGCTACTGGACGTACGCCGAAGTCCCCGCAGGCCATTGGGTGAAAGCCTGGCTGCATCTGGCGCGCAACCCCTATGACCGGCTGGGCCACCTCTTCCAGGGTTTCGTGCCGGTGCTGATCTTCCGGGAAGTGCTGCTGCGCAAGGGCATCCTGAAGCCGGGGGCATGGTCCGTGGTGGTGCTGCTGTTCATGACCCTGGGCCTCAGCGCCGCCTATGAGCAGCTGGAATGGCAGACGGCGGTGTGGACGGGCAGTTCCGCCGACGCCTTCCTGGGCTCCCAAGGCGATCCCTGGGACACCCAGTGGGACATGGCCTGCGCCCTGATCGGCGCCAGCCTGGCGCTGGGATGGCTGGCACGAGCCCATGACCGATTCATAGAAAAGCTCATGCATTCTTAA
- a CDS encoding HAMP domain-containing sensor histidine kinase — MALDAKPRRHGAVTTHFASPERTSEADLRREAEACLENPVARFLIQALDGLVLILDANRQVLATNDRVLQIADPEDGNVLGRRPGELFGCVHAHEGPAGCGTSHACAHCGAVLAVLEAQKTGHSVESECLLTLRHGALTESAEFAIVASPLEVSGHPFIAVVLHDLSAIKRRDALERLFYHDVANLMQGIRGWADILASGASSSSTAVAQKLANLTDLLDRELRSHRAMAQAEHGDLRPRVRAILPLEILRDVGDLLQRHALAEARKVELLPAPEDVIHTDPELLSRVVLNMAVNAVEASFMGETITLSARAEGQHIRFLVHNPGEIPEEVRSRIFQRSFSTKGAAGRGLGTYAMKLFGENVLKGQVGFDTGPEGTTFWIRLAR; from the coding sequence ATGGCCTTGGATGCGAAGCCCCGGAGGCATGGCGCGGTCACCACGCACTTCGCCTCGCCTGAGCGCACCTCTGAGGCCGACCTGCGCCGGGAGGCCGAGGCCTGCCTGGAGAACCCCGTGGCCCGCTTCCTGATCCAGGCCCTGGATGGCCTGGTGCTCATCCTGGATGCCAACCGGCAGGTGCTGGCCACCAATGACCGGGTGCTTCAAATCGCCGATCCCGAGGACGGAAACGTGTTGGGGCGCCGTCCTGGTGAGCTGTTCGGCTGCGTCCACGCCCACGAAGGCCCCGCAGGCTGCGGTACCAGCCATGCCTGCGCCCACTGCGGCGCGGTGCTGGCGGTGCTGGAGGCACAGAAGACCGGCCACTCTGTGGAATCCGAATGCCTGCTCACCCTCCGGCATGGAGCCCTCACCGAAAGCGCCGAATTCGCCATCGTGGCCAGTCCGCTCGAAGTGTCCGGCCACCCCTTCATCGCCGTGGTGCTGCACGACCTCAGCGCCATCAAGCGGCGCGATGCCCTGGAGCGCCTGTTCTACCACGACGTGGCCAACCTCATGCAGGGCATCCGGGGCTGGGCCGACATCCTGGCCTCAGGGGCATCCTCGTCCTCCACCGCGGTGGCGCAGAAATTGGCGAACCTCACCGACCTGCTCGACCGCGAACTGCGCAGCCACCGCGCCATGGCCCAGGCCGAGCATGGCGACCTCAGGCCACGGGTGCGGGCCATCCTGCCCCTGGAGATCCTGCGGGATGTGGGCGACCTGCTGCAGCGCCACGCCCTGGCCGAGGCCCGGAAGGTGGAGCTGCTGCCCGCACCGGAAGACGTCATTCACACAGACCCTGAACTCCTGTCCCGGGTTGTCCTGAACATGGCTGTGAATGCCGTGGAGGCCTCCTTCATGGGCGAGACCATCACCCTCTCCGCCCGGGCCGAAGGCCAGCACATCCGCTTCCTCGTGCACAACCCCGGCGAAATCCCCGAAGAAGTCCGCAGCCGCATCTTCCAGCGTTCGTTCAGCACCAAAGGGGCCGCGGGCCGAGGCCTGGGCACCTATGCCATGAAGCTCTTCGGAGAGAACGTGCTGAAGGGCCAGGTGGGGTTCGACACGGGCCCCGAGGGCACCACTTTCTGGATCCGTCTCGCCCGCTAG
- a CDS encoding ABC transporter ATP-binding protein — protein MPALQLDSLTKRFGEKTAVDGLNLSLEAGAFLGLLGRNGAGKSTTLKMVTGLLTPTSGSIHVLGLDLAKEPLAVKRQIGAMPEDMALLDMLSGPQYLRFVGRMYGMPDALIDQRREELFDKLDLSTPPKTLIADYSFGMKKKVALCAALIHAPRMVFLDEPFEGIDPVTSRTIKDILHSLQQSGVTLVLTSHILEVVERLCPLIAILDEGRIKGFGPLEELRRGGESLEQLFVDLVGGAQKGALSWL, from the coding sequence ATGCCCGCCCTCCAGCTCGATTCCCTCACCAAGCGCTTCGGCGAGAAGACTGCCGTGGACGGCCTCAACCTCAGCCTGGAAGCCGGCGCCTTCCTGGGCCTGCTGGGCCGCAACGGCGCGGGGAAATCCACCACGCTGAAGATGGTGACGGGCCTTCTGACGCCCACATCCGGCTCCATTCACGTGCTGGGCCTCGACCTGGCCAAGGAGCCTCTGGCGGTGAAGCGGCAGATCGGCGCCATGCCCGAGGACATGGCCCTGCTCGACATGCTTTCGGGCCCCCAGTACCTCCGCTTCGTGGGCCGCATGTACGGCATGCCGGATGCGCTCATCGACCAGCGCCGCGAGGAACTCTTCGACAAACTCGACCTCTCCACACCACCCAAGACGCTCATCGCCGACTACAGCTTCGGCATGAAGAAGAAGGTGGCCCTCTGCGCGGCGCTCATCCACGCCCCCCGCATGGTGTTCCTCGACGAGCCCTTCGAGGGCATCGATCCGGTCACCAGCCGCACCATCAAGGACATCCTGCACAGCCTGCAGCAGAGCGGCGTCACCCTGGTGCTCACCAGCCACATCCTCGAAGTGGTGGAGCGCCTCTGCCCCCTCATCGCGATCCTGGACGAAGGCCGCATCAAGGGCTTCGGTCCACTGGAAGAGCTGCGGCGCGGCGGCGAAAGCCTCGAACAGCTCTTCGTGGATCTGGTGGGCGGCGCCCAGAAGGGGGCGCTGTCGTGGCTGTGA
- a CDS encoding serine/threonine-protein kinase encodes MRTHIGKFEIVRLLGQGAMGEVYLGRDPGIGREVAIKTIRPALIGEDMGGDLRDRFAREAKAAGLLQHPNVVTVFEFGTDGDLLYLVMEYVPGEDLATLLQRGELRPSELLEILAQVCEGLAQAHKHGIIHRDIKPTNVMVQKEDGELHAKVMDFGVAKLNDGELTQTGHVVGTLAYMAPEYLRTGKSQPASDLFSVGVILHEGLSGERPFAAPSSGAMVYTIIHDEPHPLEDTTFEGVSPSVKALANRLLAKDPSSRFPTATDAARALRAAKNPTWIAPLDDATVALPGSSGSGHPMASTPRKARPEWAVWAVGLGVLALATGIGLASLRKVSTPAPPAVNTHINEVVLEEAARQMDAKPEHALKLVQEVIDATPDNQPVDPDAYALKMAIYYRMGFMELLEATAQEARDRKTSGAEMLKNAKFRAMLEKDKVHGRKLSADLRERLLKGEN; translated from the coding sequence ATGCGCACCCACATCGGCAAGTTCGAGATCGTCCGGCTGCTCGGCCAGGGGGCCATGGGCGAGGTCTACCTCGGACGCGATCCGGGCATCGGCCGCGAGGTGGCCATCAAGACCATCCGCCCGGCCCTCATCGGCGAAGACATGGGCGGGGACCTGCGTGATCGCTTCGCCCGTGAGGCCAAGGCCGCGGGCCTGCTGCAGCATCCCAACGTGGTCACGGTTTTTGAATTCGGCACCGATGGCGACCTGCTCTACCTGGTGATGGAATACGTCCCGGGCGAGGATCTGGCCACCCTGCTGCAACGCGGCGAACTCCGGCCTTCGGAGCTGCTGGAGATCCTCGCCCAGGTATGCGAAGGCCTCGCCCAAGCCCACAAACACGGCATCATCCACCGCGACATCAAGCCCACCAACGTCATGGTGCAAAAGGAGGACGGCGAGCTGCACGCCAAGGTCATGGATTTCGGCGTGGCGAAACTAAACGATGGCGAGCTGACCCAGACCGGCCACGTGGTGGGCACCCTGGCCTACATGGCCCCGGAATACCTGCGCACGGGCAAGAGCCAGCCCGCTTCGGATCTCTTTTCCGTGGGCGTCATCCTGCATGAGGGCCTCAGCGGCGAAAGGCCCTTCGCGGCGCCGAGCAGCGGAGCCATGGTCTACACCATCATCCATGACGAGCCCCATCCGCTGGAGGACACGACCTTCGAGGGCGTGAGCCCCTCGGTCAAGGCCCTGGCGAACCGCCTGCTGGCGAAGGATCCCAGCTCCCGTTTCCCGACGGCCACGGATGCGGCTCGGGCTCTGCGCGCCGCCAAGAATCCCACCTGGATCGCGCCCCTGGATGACGCCACCGTGGCCCTTCCCGGATCGAGCGGCAGCGGCCATCCCATGGCATCCACTCCCAGGAAGGCTCGTCCTGAATGGGCCGTTTGGGCCGTGGGTCTGGGCGTGCTCGCCTTGGCGACCGGGATTGGCCTGGCGAGTCTTCGCAAGGTCTCCACCCCCGCCCCTCCGGCCGTCAACACGCACATCAACGAGGTGGTGCTGGAGGAGGCCGCCCGTCAGATGGACGCCAAGCCCGAGCACGCCCTCAAGCTCGTACAGGAGGTCATCGACGCCACGCCGGATAACCAGCCTGTGGACCCCGATGCCTACGCCCTGAAAATGGCCATCTACTACCGCATGGGCTTCATGGAGCTGCTGGAGGCCACCGCGCAGGAGGCCCGCGACCGCAAAACCAGCGGCGCCGAGATGCTGAAGAACGCGAAGTTCAGGGCCATGCTCGAGAAGGACAAGGTCCATGGCCGGAAGCTGTCGGCGGACCTGCGGGAACGGCTCCTGAAGGGTGAGAACTAA
- the lpdA gene encoding dihydrolipoyl dehydrogenase — MAQFDLIVIGSGPGGYVAAIRAAQLGLNTALVERDAVLGGTCLHRGCIPAKTWLETAHRLEQMQDADTYGIDGVDGKALKPNLTAIVKRKGRIVLKNAKGIEFLMKKNKVTVLKGFGKLLGGGKVDVNGEVHEAKRIILATGSSPKPIPGLETDGKQVLNSDHILDITELPTHLVILGAGAIGVEFASVFSRLGSKVTLVEFMDTILPLEDEDIGLELAKIFKKSYKIDVRTKTKITRIEKRADGVVCHLEGETPGEVVGSHLLVAVGRAPQVEGIGLEKTKAQVDRGCVVIDKFMQTGEPGLYAIGDIVRTPWLAHVASDEGIVAAEHAAQSLGKDVHPHPIRYDRFPACTYCDPEVGSIGLSEKAAKAKGHDVQVGSFPFSPMAKANIVGEPHGFIKIVADKQYGEILGIHILGPKATELVASSVALMGGEFTVDELIHTMYPHPTLNEVFPEAARAVYGRALNM; from the coding sequence ATGGCCCAGTTCGACCTCATTGTCATCGGCTCCGGCCCCGGCGGCTATGTGGCTGCCATTCGTGCGGCCCAGCTGGGACTGAACACGGCCCTCGTCGAGCGGGATGCCGTCCTCGGCGGCACCTGCTTGCATCGGGGTTGCATCCCGGCCAAGACCTGGCTGGAGACGGCCCACCGGCTCGAGCAGATGCAGGACGCTGATACCTACGGCATCGACGGCGTGGACGGCAAGGCCCTCAAGCCCAACCTGACGGCCATCGTGAAGCGCAAGGGGCGCATTGTTTTGAAGAACGCCAAGGGCATCGAGTTCCTCATGAAGAAGAACAAGGTGACCGTGCTGAAGGGCTTCGGCAAGCTGCTGGGTGGCGGCAAGGTGGATGTGAACGGCGAGGTGCACGAGGCCAAGCGCATCATCCTCGCCACGGGCTCGTCGCCCAAGCCCATCCCCGGTCTGGAGACTGACGGCAAGCAGGTGCTGAACAGCGACCACATCCTGGACATCACGGAACTGCCGACCCACCTGGTGATCCTGGGCGCCGGCGCCATCGGCGTGGAGTTCGCTTCCGTGTTCAGCCGCCTGGGCTCCAAAGTGACCCTGGTGGAATTCATGGACACCATCCTGCCGCTGGAGGATGAGGACATCGGCCTGGAGCTGGCGAAGATCTTCAAGAAGTCCTACAAGATCGACGTGCGCACCAAAACCAAGATCACCCGCATCGAGAAGCGGGCCGACGGTGTGGTGTGCCACCTGGAGGGTGAGACCCCCGGCGAGGTCGTGGGCAGTCACCTGCTGGTGGCCGTGGGCCGCGCACCCCAGGTGGAGGGCATCGGCCTGGAGAAGACCAAGGCTCAGGTGGATCGTGGCTGCGTGGTCATCGACAAGTTCATGCAGACCGGTGAGCCCGGCCTCTACGCCATCGGCGACATTGTGCGCACCCCCTGGCTGGCCCACGTGGCCAGCGACGAAGGCATCGTGGCCGCCGAGCACGCCGCTCAGAGCCTGGGCAAGGACGTGCATCCCCACCCCATCCGTTACGACCGCTTCCCCGCTTGCACCTACTGCGATCCCGAAGTGGGCTCCATTGGTCTCAGCGAAAAGGCGGCCAAGGCCAAGGGCCATGATGTGCAGGTGGGCAGCTTCCCCTTCTCGCCCATGGCCAAGGCCAACATCGTGGGTGAGCCCCACGGCTTCATCAAGATCGTGGCCGACAAACAGTACGGCGAGATCCTGGGCATCCACATCCTGGGCCCCAAGGCCACGGAGCTGGTGGCCTCCAGCGTGGCACTCATGGGTGGCGAGTTCACGGTGGATGAACTCATCCACACCATGTATCCGCACCCCACCCTGAACGAAGTGTTCCCCGAGGCCGCCCGCGCCGTCTACGGCCGCGCCCTCAACATGTAG
- a CDS encoding fatty acid desaturase: MALAKRWNLLNTSFLTGTLGLALVLVPWRLATSGLRWSEVLVCLAMVFGIGTAISGGYHRLFSHRAYKASWLVRFLFLCFGAAAFENSALKWSSDHRVHHRHVDTDLDPYAIKRGFWHAHWTWVMEDKALPIAGVADLEKDPLIQWQHRHHFLIGAVVATIPLWIGLATGNLIGHFVFGVALRIVLTHHTTFFINSAAHMFGSRPYTDANTARDNWLLAPLTYGEGYHNFHHQWQWDYRNGALWYQWDSTKWLLNLLNWMGLVGGFRRVSDAAMTRARLHMEEKRLRERLSLASPGSATPMKARLEAARVKLDAALAALHDRHEAWGQKKAEWRAKGHAKAEAWREAKSEWRASMAIHRRELSAAWAEWRAARMEVRSALVYS, from the coding sequence ATGGCCCTGGCCAAGCGCTGGAATCTCCTGAACACCTCCTTTCTTACGGGAACCCTTGGGTTGGCCCTGGTGTTGGTCCCCTGGCGCCTGGCCACTTCGGGCCTCCGGTGGAGTGAGGTCCTGGTCTGTCTGGCCATGGTGTTCGGCATCGGCACCGCCATCAGCGGCGGCTACCACCGGCTTTTCAGTCACCGGGCCTACAAGGCGTCGTGGTTGGTGCGTTTCCTGTTCCTCTGTTTCGGCGCCGCGGCCTTCGAGAATTCAGCGCTCAAATGGTCCAGCGACCACCGTGTGCACCATCGCCATGTGGACACAGATCTGGACCCCTATGCCATCAAGCGAGGCTTCTGGCACGCCCACTGGACCTGGGTGATGGAGGACAAGGCCCTGCCCATCGCGGGCGTGGCGGACCTGGAGAAGGATCCCCTGATCCAGTGGCAGCATCGGCACCACTTCCTCATCGGGGCCGTGGTGGCCACCATCCCCCTCTGGATTGGCCTGGCCACGGGCAACCTCATCGGCCACTTTGTTTTCGGCGTGGCCCTGCGCATCGTGCTGACGCACCACACCACCTTTTTCATCAACAGCGCCGCCCATATGTTCGGCAGCCGCCCTTATACGGATGCCAACACGGCGCGCGACAACTGGCTGCTGGCGCCCCTGACCTATGGAGAGGGCTACCATAACTTCCACCATCAGTGGCAGTGGGACTACCGCAATGGCGCCCTTTGGTACCAGTGGGACAGCACCAAGTGGCTGCTGAACCTGCTCAATTGGATGGGCCTGGTGGGCGGCTTCCGGCGCGTGTCCGATGCGGCCATGACCCGGGCCCGGCTCCACATGGAGGAGAAGCGCCTCCGGGAGCGCCTGTCGCTGGCCAGCCCCGGCTCGGCCACGCCCATGAAGGCCCGGCTGGAGGCAGCGCGGGTGAAGCTCGATGCCGCCCTGGCGGCCCTCCACGATCGGCATGAAGCCTGGGGTCAGAAAAAGGCGGAGTGGCGGGCCAAGGGCCACGCCAAAGCCGAAGCCTGGCGGGAGGCCAAATCCGAATGGCGGGCTTCCATGGCCATCCACCGGCGAGAGTTGAGCGCTGCCTGGGCCGAATGGCGGGCGGCCCGGATGGAAGTTAGGAGTGCCCTCGTCTACTCCTGA